One genomic region from uncultured Tateyamaria sp. encodes:
- a CDS encoding cyclase family protein, with protein sequence MVVNIRGINFQENDNNDMGLEFVNLSHRYGFQCPNWPYFKDVQIDRKHYMAKSGVLSQTITTTMHVTTHIDAPAHVVQGTPFIDEVPLPHFFGSGLVVSIPKKKWEQITGDDLEKACGHAIRKNDVLIINTGWHKQYEDGDYFAYCPGLVPSAADWMVEKGVKVVGHDTQANDHPLATAIGPQRNGPILPHLEKEYLEWSGGTPWDVDFPEWEPVHQKLFTNGILGIENVGGDLDRVTGKRVTFAFFPWNWDRGDGCIIRLVALMDKNQGYRIEAGEDF encoded by the coding sequence ATGGTCGTCAACATTCGCGGGATCAATTTCCAGGAAAACGACAACAACGACATGGGGCTTGAGTTCGTGAACCTCAGCCACCGCTATGGCTTCCAATGCCCGAATTGGCCGTATTTCAAGGACGTCCAGATCGACCGTAAGCACTACATGGCGAAGTCCGGTGTTCTCAGCCAGACCATCACCACGACGATGCACGTCACCACCCATATCGACGCCCCGGCCCACGTGGTGCAGGGCACACCGTTCATCGACGAAGTGCCCCTGCCCCACTTCTTTGGCTCCGGCCTTGTGGTCAGCATCCCCAAGAAGAAGTGGGAGCAGATCACCGGTGATGACTTGGAAAAAGCCTGCGGCCACGCAATCCGCAAGAATGACGTGCTGATCATCAACACCGGCTGGCACAAGCAATATGAAGACGGCGACTATTTCGCCTATTGCCCCGGCCTTGTACCCTCTGCCGCCGATTGGATGGTCGAAAAAGGGGTCAAGGTTGTCGGCCACGACACCCAGGCCAACGACCACCCGCTCGCCACCGCCATCGGTCCGCAGCGCAATGGCCCGATCCTGCCACATCTGGAAAAAGAGTACCTTGAATGGTCCGGCGGCACCCCGTGGGACGTTGATTTCCCTGAATGGGAGCCCGTGCACCAGAAGCTGTTCACCAACGGCATCCTGGGCATCGAAAACGTGGGCGGCGATCTGGACCGGGTCACGGGCAAGCGCGTGACCTTTGCCTTCTTCCCCTGGAACTGGGATCGCGGCGATGGCTGTATCATCCGCCTGGTCGCCTTGATGGACAAGAACCAGGGCTACCGGATCGAGGCGGGCGAGGATTTCTGA
- a CDS encoding cupin domain-containing protein, translated as MLTKRFADAQPYDAPNHWGVTGLRLQGFEEGGPENQWVGFSQFLPGGGAGPDATPFEKVYVVLDGELTVTIDGTNTVLRAMDSCTIPPGEVRKIENRSNHICKMLVVIPYPDGGRP; from the coding sequence ATGCTGACGAAACGCTTTGCCGATGCCCAACCCTATGACGCCCCCAACCACTGGGGCGTGACAGGTTTACGCCTGCAAGGGTTCGAAGAGGGCGGGCCGGAAAACCAGTGGGTCGGGTTTTCGCAATTCCTGCCCGGTGGTGGCGCCGGCCCCGACGCGACGCCGTTTGAAAAGGTCTATGTCGTCCTGGACGGTGAACTGACCGTCACCATTGACGGCACAAACACGGTGCTGCGCGCCATGGACAGTTGCACCATCCCCCCCGGTGAAGTGCGCAAGATCGAAAACCGCAGCAACCACATCTGCAAGATGCTGGTTGTCATCCCCTACCCCGACGGAGGTCGGCCATGA
- a CDS encoding SDR family oxidoreductase: MSLDNPLSFFDVSGKVALITGASGAFGAVAARCLSGAGAKVVLAAGNADAMADVASTCIGETHQINARPDSEDACAALVSETVDTFGQIDILVVASGMNKVAKIGDMAPATFEGVMDANVTQSWLIARAASAQMQAQGDGGKIVLMSSARGLLGHPAGYTAYCASKAAVDGITKALGCELGPTGITVNAIAPTVFRSPLTAWMFEDTDEAKAVRNGFLTRVPKGRLGEPEDLAGPLLFLSSRASDFYTGHILYADGGYTAG; this comes from the coding sequence ATGAGCCTCGACAATCCCCTGTCCTTCTTCGATGTCTCGGGCAAAGTGGCACTGATCACTGGCGCGTCCGGCGCTTTCGGCGCGGTCGCTGCCCGTTGCCTGTCCGGCGCAGGTGCCAAAGTTGTGCTGGCGGCAGGCAATGCGGACGCCATGGCCGATGTGGCAAGCACCTGCATAGGCGAAACGCACCAGATCAACGCGCGCCCCGACAGCGAAGACGCCTGTGCCGCGCTGGTGTCCGAGACGGTCGACACCTTTGGCCAGATCGACATCCTGGTCGTGGCCTCAGGCATGAACAAGGTCGCCAAGATCGGCGACATGGCCCCCGCAACCTTCGAAGGCGTGATGGACGCCAATGTCACCCAAAGCTGGCTGATCGCGCGCGCCGCCAGCGCGCAGATGCAAGCCCAGGGCGACGGTGGCAAGATTGTTCTGATGTCCTCGGCCCGCGGCCTTTTGGGCCACCCTGCGGGCTACACCGCCTATTGTGCGTCCAAGGCAGCCGTGGACGGGATCACCAAGGCCCTGGGATGCGAACTGGGCCCGACCGGCATCACGGTCAACGCCATTGCACCAACGGTCTTCCGCTCCCCCCTCACCGCGTGGATGTTTGAGGACACGGACGAGGCCAAGGCGGTGCGCAACGGCTTCCTGACCCGCGTGCCCAAGGGGCGACTGGGCGAACCCGAGGACCTCGCCGGGCCACTTCTGTTCCTGTCGTCCCGCGCGTCGGACTTTTACACCGGGCATATATTATATGCCGACGGCGGCTATACGGCGGGTTAA
- a CDS encoding 3-hydroxyacyl-CoA dehydrogenase family protein produces the protein MDKNQQIAVIGGGLMGHGIALTFARAGHYVTVHDPVPETLQSLPHRVSDSLRLLGATDPDIARALKRIELCYTVDIAVRDAQFVFEAAPEKLDLKQQIFAGVEAHAPENAILASNTSVIPITKIMGGLAHRHRALGTHWWNPPHMIPLVEVIKTEWTDANAATAMMDLLADAGKTPAMVEKDVPGFIGNRLQHALWREAISLVENGICTAKTVDDVVKASFGRRLAVLGPLENADLVGLALTRDIHDQVLFDLDARPDPSPLLGSLLHEGRTGMAAGHGFRDWASGDLDKTKARIAQHLHALDELLAEQAQNIT, from the coding sequence ATGGACAAGAACCAGCAAATCGCGGTGATCGGCGGCGGGCTCATGGGTCATGGCATCGCGCTGACCTTTGCGCGCGCCGGGCACTATGTGACCGTGCATGACCCCGTCCCCGAAACGCTGCAATCCTTGCCCCATCGCGTCTCGGACAGTTTACGCCTGCTGGGCGCGACCGATCCGGACATCGCCCGCGCCCTGAAACGGATCGAATTGTGTTACACCGTCGACATCGCCGTCCGTGATGCGCAATTCGTATTCGAAGCGGCCCCCGAAAAGCTTGACTTGAAACAGCAGATTTTTGCCGGGGTCGAGGCGCACGCGCCCGAAAACGCCATTCTGGCTTCGAACACCTCTGTCATCCCGATCACAAAGATCATGGGCGGGCTGGCCCACCGCCACCGCGCCCTGGGCACACATTGGTGGAACCCGCCGCACATGATCCCCCTGGTCGAGGTGATCAAGACGGAATGGACGGACGCGAACGCCGCCACCGCGATGATGGATTTACTGGCCGATGCGGGCAAGACACCGGCGATGGTCGAAAAGGATGTACCGGGCTTTATCGGCAACCGCCTGCAGCATGCGCTGTGGCGCGAAGCGATCAGCCTGGTCGAGAACGGCATCTGCACCGCCAAGACCGTCGATGATGTGGTCAAGGCCAGTTTCGGACGGCGGCTGGCCGTACTGGGGCCCCTGGAAAACGCGGATCTGGTCGGGCTGGCACTGACACGGGACATCCACGATCAGGTTCTGTTCGATCTGGACGCGCGCCCTGATCCGTCGCCCTTGCTTGGGTCCCTGTTGCACGAGGGGCGCACCGGCATGGCAGCAGGACATGGGTTCCGAGACTGGGCCTCCGGCGATCTGGACAAGACCAAGGCCCGGATCGCGCAGCATTTGCACGCATTGGACGAACTCTTGGCTGAACAGGCTCAAAACATAACATGA
- a CDS encoding ABC transporter substrate-binding protein, whose protein sequence is MKTDITRRRILAGLGATVAAPAILRATRAYAQSPTIRVGFVTPSTGPLAGFAEADDYILEGLRAKFAGGITNNGKSYNIEIIKKDSQSNPNRAAEVAAELILSDEVDIITAAATPDTTNPVADQAEINEVPCITTDAPWQPYFFGRGGNPAEGFRYTYHFFWGLEDVIANFTSLWDGAGVAKKVGGLFPNDADGNAWGHPELGLPTPLAAQGFELTDPGRFQPLTDDFSNFISAFKDAGCEIITGVMIPPDFGTFWAQAAQQGFNPKVATIGKALLFPSAIEALGDRGVGLTTEIWWSPNHPFSSSLTGTTAGELANGFTAATGRPWTQPIGFKHALFEVVADVISRSEDLDDFEANAAAIAGTNMSTIVGDVNWVTGPVPNVSKTPLVSGQWQKAGDGVELVITNNSHAPQIPVGGELQLLS, encoded by the coding sequence ATGAAAACTGATATCACACGCCGCCGCATCCTGGCCGGGTTGGGTGCCACCGTCGCAGCCCCCGCGATCCTGCGGGCCACACGCGCCTACGCACAATCCCCGACGATCCGGGTGGGCTTTGTGACACCTTCGACCGGGCCGCTGGCGGGTTTCGCAGAGGCCGATGATTACATCCTCGAAGGTCTGCGCGCCAAGTTCGCAGGCGGCATCACGAACAATGGCAAATCCTACAACATCGAGATCATCAAGAAGGACAGCCAGTCCAACCCCAACCGCGCCGCCGAAGTCGCCGCGGAACTGATCCTGTCGGACGAAGTGGACATCATCACCGCCGCTGCAACCCCCGATACCACCAACCCGGTCGCCGATCAGGCAGAGATCAACGAGGTCCCCTGCATCACCACCGATGCCCCCTGGCAACCCTATTTCTTTGGCCGTGGCGGCAACCCCGCCGAAGGCTTTCGCTATACCTACCACTTCTTCTGGGGGCTTGAGGACGTTATCGCCAACTTCACCAGCCTTTGGGATGGTGCAGGCGTGGCCAAGAAGGTCGGCGGGCTGTTCCCCAATGATGCGGACGGCAACGCATGGGGCCACCCCGAGCTTGGCCTGCCCACACCGCTGGCCGCGCAAGGGTTCGAGCTGACCGATCCGGGTCGGTTCCAGCCCCTCACGGACGATTTTTCGAACTTCATTTCGGCTTTCAAGGACGCCGGCTGCGAGATCATCACCGGCGTGATGATCCCACCGGATTTCGGCACCTTCTGGGCGCAGGCCGCGCAGCAGGGCTTTAATCCCAAGGTTGCGACCATCGGCAAGGCGCTGCTGTTCCCGTCCGCCATCGAAGCGCTTGGGGACCGTGGCGTGGGTCTCACGACCGAAATCTGGTGGTCGCCGAACCACCCCTTCAGCTCATCCTTGACCGGCACGACAGCAGGCGAACTGGCGAACGGCTTCACCGCTGCCACGGGACGTCCGTGGACACAGCCCATCGGGTTCAAACACGCGCTCTTCGAAGTGGTGGCTGATGTCATTTCCCGGTCCGAGGACCTTGATGATTTTGAGGCGAACGCCGCCGCCATCGCAGGCACCAACATGTCCACCATCGTCGGTGACGTGAACTGGGTAACCGGCCCCGTGCCCAACGTGTCCAAGACACCGCTGGTGTCGGGGCAGTGGCAAAAGGCAGGCGACGGTGTCGAACTGGTCATCACCAACAACAGCCACGCGCCACAGATCCCTGTCGGCGGCGAGCTGCAGTTGCTGAGCTAA
- a CDS encoding ABC transporter ATP-binding protein codes for MSALLSVDGLRKSFGAVTVADDTGFEIASGDAVGILGPNGAGKTSLFNLITGALSPDAGRITFQGSDITTTPAAKRCKMGIARSFQVPQPFGGMTVYENALVGAMQGAGLSGAEAENHALQVLTDTGLLPKANQRAGSLTLLDRKRLEMARALSAQPKLLLLDEIAGGLTEAECTALIDTIKAVHAKGTTIIWIEHVVHALLAVVDRLIVIDFGKKIAEGAPKDIMYSAEVKEIYLGVDPDV; via the coding sequence ATGTCTGCCCTTTTGTCTGTCGACGGGCTGCGCAAGTCATTCGGGGCTGTCACGGTCGCGGATGACACCGGGTTCGAGATTGCCAGCGGCGACGCCGTTGGCATCCTTGGACCCAATGGCGCGGGCAAGACATCGCTGTTCAACCTGATCACCGGCGCGCTCAGCCCAGACGCGGGCCGGATCACCTTTCAGGGGTCGGACATCACCACGACCCCTGCCGCCAAACGCTGCAAGATGGGCATCGCGCGGTCCTTTCAGGTGCCCCAGCCCTTCGGCGGCATGACCGTCTACGAAAATGCGCTTGTCGGCGCGATGCAGGGCGCGGGCCTGTCGGGCGCCGAGGCTGAAAACCACGCGCTTCAGGTGCTGACGGACACCGGCCTGCTGCCCAAGGCCAACCAACGCGCCGGGTCCCTGACCCTGCTGGATCGCAAACGGCTGGAAATGGCGCGCGCCTTGTCGGCGCAACCGAAACTGCTGCTGCTGGACGAAATTGCCGGTGGGCTGACCGAGGCTGAATGCACCGCCCTCATCGACACGATCAAGGCAGTGCATGCCAAAGGCACCACGATCATCTGGATCGAACATGTGGTCCACGCCCTGCTGGCCGTGGTCGACCGCCTGATCGTCATCGACTTTGGCAAAAAGATTGCCGAAGGCGCGCCCAAGGACATCATGTACAGCGCAGAGGTGAAGGAAATCTATCTCGGAGTGGACCCCGATGTCTGA
- a CDS encoding ABC transporter ATP-binding protein translates to MSDPILSLSKLDAHYGDFQALYGVDMDIHAGEVVAIIGANGAGKSTLMRSISGLMRNAPEQVRFNGEAIGTLRADEIAYRGLALVPEGRQLFPSLSVEENLMLGGKVGRSGPWSLDAVYDLFPVLKERRKQASTSLSGGQQQMVAIGRALMANPEVILFDEISLGLAPVIIKTIYDALPGIIGGGMTALVVEQDISKALEVSSRVFCLQEGRVSLSGKTGDVTRDQITAAYFGVAA, encoded by the coding sequence ATGTCTGACCCGATCCTGTCCCTGTCCAAACTCGACGCCCATTACGGCGACTTCCAGGCGCTCTACGGCGTCGACATGGATATTCACGCAGGCGAAGTCGTCGCCATCATCGGCGCAAACGGCGCGGGCAAAAGCACGCTCATGCGCTCCATCTCCGGCCTGATGCGGAACGCGCCCGAACAGGTCCGTTTCAACGGCGAAGCCATCGGCACCCTGCGCGCGGACGAGATCGCCTATCGCGGCCTCGCCCTTGTGCCCGAAGGGCGGCAGCTTTTCCCATCCCTGTCGGTCGAGGAAAACCTGATGCTTGGCGGCAAGGTGGGGCGCTCCGGCCCGTGGTCGCTCGATGCGGTGTATGACCTTTTCCCGGTTTTGAAGGAACGGCGCAAACAGGCCTCGACCTCACTCTCGGGCGGGCAGCAGCAAATGGTCGCCATCGGTCGCGCCCTCATGGCCAACCCCGAAGTGATCCTGTTTGACGAGATCAGCCTTGGCCTTGCCCCCGTCATCATCAAGACGATCTACGACGCGCTGCCCGGCATCATCGGCGGCGGCATGACCGCGCTGGTGGTCGAACAGGACATCAGCAAGGCGCTCGAAGTGTCGTCGCGCGTGTTCTGCCTGCAAGAGGGGCGCGTGTCGCTGTCCGGCAAGACCGGCGATGTCACGCGCGACCAAATCACCGCCGCCTATTTCGGAGTTGCCGCATGA
- a CDS encoding branched-chain amino acid ABC transporter permease, whose translation MIEWINVIVQGVLLGGLYALFAAGLSLIFGVMRLVNIAHGDLIILAAYLGLSTTMMFGVHPFAAALLVLPVMAVIGYILQRGILNQTLGPDILPPLLVTFGLSVIIQNALLEGYSADPQKLSAGAIETASVSLGGLTIGILPLLTFGIAVAVIAGLQWMFYSTALGRGFRAVSDNQDIAQLMGLNKAHVFGLAMALALAVTGIAGILLGIRTSFDPSIGGGRLIFGFEAVIIGGLGNLWGTLAGGVILGVAQTIGAKIDPGWQVLAGHIAFLVVLAVRPNGLFPRVQH comes from the coding sequence ATGATCGAGTGGATCAACGTGATCGTGCAGGGCGTTCTACTGGGCGGGCTCTATGCGCTCTTTGCCGCCGGACTGTCGCTGATCTTTGGTGTCATGCGGTTGGTGAATATCGCTCATGGCGACCTCATCATCCTGGCCGCCTATCTTGGCCTCAGCACAACCATGATGTTCGGTGTGCACCCCTTTGCTGCCGCCCTTCTGGTCCTGCCGGTCATGGCGGTTATCGGCTACATCCTGCAACGCGGCATCCTGAACCAGACGCTTGGGCCCGACATCCTGCCGCCGCTGCTGGTCACGTTCGGCCTGTCGGTCATCATCCAGAATGCCCTGCTCGAAGGGTATTCCGCCGATCCGCAAAAACTGTCTGCCGGGGCTATCGAAACGGCCAGCGTATCCTTGGGTGGCCTCACCATCGGCATCCTGCCCCTGCTGACCTTCGGCATCGCCGTTGCGGTCATCGCGGGCCTGCAATGGATGTTCTACTCAACCGCCCTCGGGCGCGGCTTCCGCGCCGTGTCCGACAATCAGGACATCGCCCAACTCATGGGCCTGAACAAAGCACACGTCTTCGGCCTTGCCATGGCGCTGGCCCTTGCGGTTACGGGCATCGCGGGCATCCTTCTGGGCATCCGCACCAGCTTTGATCCCTCCATCGGCGGGGGGCGCCTGATCTTCGGGTTCGAGGCGGTCATCATCGGCGGTTTGGGCAACCTCTGGGGCACGCTTGCCGGGGGCGTCATCCTTGGCGTCGCACAGACCATCGGGGCCAAGATTGATCCCGGCTGGCAGGTCCTCGCCGGTCACATCGCCTTCCTTGTTGTTTTGGCCGTGCGTCCCAACGGCCTGTTCCCAAGGGTGCAGCACTGA